In Papaver somniferum cultivar HN1 chromosome 1, ASM357369v1, whole genome shotgun sequence, a genomic segment contains:
- the LOC113325344 gene encoding protein FAR1-RELATED SEQUENCE 5-like, with protein MGLQVENHPWLALIYVGVNQGSIILIIIDSLDIVSPCKYKQRLTNNFNYITDNEDVDEDDEDFEFSGTDEVEEAEEGDDDECIDNEIHAGKIFATIREIELAYKRYGKRLGFAVRKKTHRKNGEGFIRSVSYCCNRQGKPSVNRNPAKQNKTNRCGCKAGLTARLINGDKWEVSTFHALHNHLVVSPSKIRMMPCYRDVPPNVKHRLDAYDQSGIKMHKSYISIVNDHRGYNNMTCTEKDCRNIIKELRALRLGEGAATAIIRYFMNKVSQKSNEHLDFYYAVDVDEEKHLKNVFWADSWCREAYKEFGDVVSFDTTYLTKKYNMPFAPFVGVNHHGQSILLGCGLLSDEQEETFVWLFNEWMKCMSGCPPRAIITDQAKAMQNAIKIVFPAARHRWCIWHIMSKVPEKFAMYSKREKIISTLQELIYDTQTPAEFETRWQKMLQKYSLEANKWLSDLYDDKERWIPCFVNDIFWAGMSSTQRSEGMNAFFGGFLQPKTSLKQFVEQFEQALRKEVEKSWLQMPSH; from the coding sequence ATTAACCAACAACTTCAACTATATTACTGATAATGAGGATGTGGACGAGGACGATGAGGATTTTGAGTTTAGCGGCACTGACGAAGTTGAAGAAGCCGAggaaggtgatgatgatgaatgcATAGATAATGAAATACATGCTGGTAAGATTTTTGCCACCATTCGTGAAATAGAGTTAGCATATAAAAGATATGGAAAAAGATTAGGATTTGCAGTCAGGAAAAAAACCCATCGCAAAAATGGAGAAGGGTTTATCAGAAGTGTGTCTTACTGTTGTAAtcgacaaggaaaacccagtgtgAATAGAAACCCTGCTAAACAAAACAAGACAAACAGGTGTGGGTGTAAAGCTGGATTAACTGCACGTTTAATCAATGGTGATAAATGGGAGGTTTCGACCTTCCATGCCCTGCACAATCATTTAGTTGTTAGTCCTAGCAAAATCCGGATGATGCCTTGCTATCGAGACGTTCCTCCAAATGTTAAACACCGTCTCGATGCTTACGACCAGTCAGGAATTAAGATGCATAAAAGTTATATTTCAATAGTTAATGATCACAGAGGATACAATAATATGACTTGTACAGAAAAGGATTGTAGAAATATCATAAAAGAGCTAAGAGCGTTGAGGCTGGGAGAAGGAGCTGCCACCGCTATAATAAGATATTTTATGAACAAGGTAAGCCAAAAATCAAACGAGCACTTAGATTTTTATTATGCTGTTGATGTGGATGAAGAAAAACATTTGAAGAATGTGTTTTGGGCTGATAGTTGGTGTAGAGAAGCGTATAAGGAATTTGGTGATGTTGTTAGTTTTGATACTACTTACTTGACCAAAAAATATAACATGCCTTTTGCTCCTTTTGTCGGCGTGAATCATCACGGACAGTCTATCTTACTTGGTTGTGGGTTGCTATCAGATGAACAAGAGGAAACTTTTGTATGGTTATTTAATGAATGGATGAAATGCATGTCTGGGTGTCCTCCTCGAGCAATCATCACTGATCAAGCTAAGGCAATGCAAAATGCGATTAAAATTGTTTTTCCTGCTGCCAGACATAGATGGTGTATATGGCACATTATGAGTAAAGTGCCAGAGAAGTTTGCCATGTACTCCAAAAGGGAGAAAATAATATCTACTCTGCAAGAATTGATATATGATACACAAACTCCAGCTGAGTTTGAAACACGTTGGCAAAAGATGTTGCAAAAGTATTCCTTGGAGGCCAACAAATGGTTAAGTGATCTATATGATGATAAAGAAAGATGGATACCATGTTTTGTGAACGACATATTTTGGGCTGGTATGTCGTCGACCCAACGGAGTGAAGGCATGAACGCTTTTTTCGGCGGTTTTCTCCAGCCGAAAACATCTTTGAAACAATTTGTTGAGCAGTTTGAACAAGCACTGAGAAAAGAAGTGGAAAAGAGTTGGTTGCAGATGCCGAGTCATTGA